Below is a window of Bos indicus isolate NIAB-ARS_2022 breed Sahiwal x Tharparkar chromosome 19, NIAB-ARS_B.indTharparkar_mat_pri_1.0, whole genome shotgun sequence DNA.
TGTTCTTGCCAAACATGTAAAGATGTACTTTTTAATGCAAGGAAATTTCAATTTTCACCTTcgtgaaaactgaaaaagaccaAATTGATAAGGAACCAGTTAAATTATGGAAAATATGTTCAACTGAATAACATGGAGCCATAAAGAAGAGTCAGATCTATGTACACTGACTTGGAAAGAACTCCAgtatatattaagtgaaaaaaagcaggGTGCAAGATGTATATAATAGTGTGAGTCCCACTACACATGCACACAACTGCATTTGCCCATGCATgtgttaaattttaatatatattgtacTGTATATACACAATACAGGATACTGTATATGTTTATGTTCCAGATATGttgtatattgttttatatatataattatataaattataggtattatataatttataatattgtatatagatatatgtttATTGAGGAAACTATTAACAGTGGTTACAGCTATTAAGAGAATACAAATCCTACTTTACATTGTACACCTttctatacatttaattttttaaactatgtccATAAATTACTGATATAAATTTTAGAGTTTCTTTAAACAAATCTCAGTACTTTACCCTGAGTTCAAGGGCAAGGTCTGGGCATTGAATTTTGTTTAAGTCACAGTTTAAATACACATTAGGCAATCAAAAAATGTTTATGGATGAATGAGGTAGCTGATGAATGGAGGAGTAAAGAGACATAGGCATTAACTAATGTAACAATTACCTTTAAAAGTGTAAAATTTCTGGAGTATGCAGGAAGCTGAAGTGGGTTTCTGGCTGATGCTAGAGGTGGCAGTGTTAGCCATACAATGAAAGACTGGATCCTGCTCTGAAGATCAGAGCATAGGTCTGGGCATGGAAAAGTTTCTCAGCTTGGTTACAAGTCTGTTCCCAACATCTTTCTTCTTGAAATCTCGACAGTAAGGGCCAGGATATCTGACACCCACCTCTCCACTGGGAAGGAGCTATAGAGGGGGAAGAGGCTTGCCTCTAGGAGGAAGAAGTaccagaaggaaagagacagagaacacTTCCTAGAGATTTATTATAATCTATATGTTGCTTCTGTGGGTTTTgctttaaaacatacacacacacaggctcaaaTACTCAAGAAAGCCTTGATGAGTACAAATATAAAGATTATGGCCAATCCATAGGAAGTCAAAGGCCCCATCTGTCTGCTCCTCTCCTATCCTGCCATCTGATACAGCAGCCATATCAAGtgcctaaggaaaaaaaacaaaaacaaaaacatgaaggagggaattccctggcagtccagtggttaagactctgcacttccaacgcagggggtgcaggttcaatttctggtcaaggaactaggaccctacatgctgcacagcacggcaaataataataataaataaaatgaaagcaatggaagaaacttttttaaaaaacatgaaggAAGACCCTTAATAAAAAGCTTCTAGGAAAGTTCAGAGATCTCAGAGGACGCTGGTGCACCATCAAGGAGCTGACAAAGACGCAGGTCCTGGCTTGTTAGAGTGACTAGACGATAGCCGCAGCTTCCTCTTCAGCTCTGCTGTCACAGAAAGTTAATTACTTGTTGCATCGGCACTGTCAGAATCATcctagagaaaaaagaagacagaaacaccTGTACAGTCTGCAGTGGACATCTGTGTTCACGAAAGCTGCTCACTCCCTCTAACTCCCTCCAAAGTCTTCTTTGGTGATTTTCTAAATCACACAACTTCTAGGGAGCCTAACACAGAAGGATTTAAATTTTGGATGATAAAATAAGCCACTGGTACTCAATAAACAACACTGTGCCATGAATCATTTAATGTGAGAATTTCAACAAATGCTATACTGGTCCTTACAGCTGTAAAGATAATAAACATGGTCAGGCCTGCTCTAAAATGGAGAAGCAGAAGGGAAGAGATGGAAAGGAGGAAGGGCTTTCTGGGGTTTTCTAAAGCATTAAAGAAGGACATTTGACCTCCTGTGTCAAATTCAGATTTGGCTAATGTGCACTGAGAAGCATGATCTGCTAGAGACTGGGACCTTTctagtatctttatttttaaggacagaaaggaaagtgaagggTTAAGGAACAGGCTTTACTTACATCCAAATCATCCATTGCAGGAGGTGGTCCCTTGGTGCTGACCTTTTTCAAAAGCTGGTAGAAGAGAAGAGGAGTCACAAAAGATAAGAGGAGTGAGGGAAGAGCAACCTGCATATCGATGAACCACCGGAAAATGGTCCCAGGCAAATAGTTGCCCCAGTTTTAAAGCCCCTAATATAACACTGGAATAACTGGAGAAAAGTACATTGAGcccctttttaaaaggaaatttaaacacacacacacaccctaacaAATCTGGGTTAGTGTCTATTAGTGTTTTTGCAACTTGAATAAACAGTAGCTGAAATTCCGAAACCAAATATCTTATGCAAGGTACAATTTATTGGGAAACAGTGATTCATTCTGTGATGTGAATTTTTAGATTGCATAGTTTGAGTTTCCCCTGAAGCTGTCTGGGTCATGAaaaacacacacacgtatgtaaagaaaacagaagagagagagaacaagaatTACAGAAAAGTAGGAAAAGGTTTTGCCAAACTTCTTCAGAATACAGGCTCTACTCTAAACAGTGAATGAATCTGTTTATAGTTTCACGGACAGAATACTTATTTCTTGCATCCCTACTAAACAATGCACAAAACATATAAAGACTACCACACCAATAAGCAGCCTGCCGGGGAGCTCACATACTTCTGCCTAGCCTgatgaccctggaggagggcacccactccagtattcttggaaaatccccatggagagaggagcctggcaggttacagtctatgggatcgtctacagggctgcaaagagtcagacacgactgagtgactaagcagagcacagcacagttGATGACAATCCTTGAGTGTGTGCAGAGGGCCACCAGAAATGACTGAGATGGGCAGAAAATGGAATTACCTCTGCATAATGCTCCACCTGAGCCAGCTCCacttcttcttccccttcccagTCTCTCCAGTTATCAAAGTCCACAGACAACCACACTGGCTGCAGAAGAAAAGCACACAGAGCCCCAGGTCAGGAAGGCAGCAGCAGAGGCGCATAGATGAGTGTGGAGATGTGTGTGGGAGCATGTTTGGGGGAAAGAGTCATTGGGGGTATCATCTTTCCCCTTTGACTAACCCCCACTCTGGGCTGCCACGTCAGCAGCAGCTACAGCAAAGGTTGACCAAGAACTTACTAAGTGCCAAGCACAATGCCAGGCACTGTAGAGGATGGAAAAGCATAAACTCTGCCCTCCAGGAGCAGACTGACTAGAGAGATAACACATCTAGAAAAATAGCTGTATCATAAAGCATCCTAGGAGTCAACAAAGCTGCATTCCCTGGAATCAGAGACAACTCTTGGACACCAATATTCTAAGTTCCCATGCTTAGACAGGGAAAGAagttgttcactcattcattgaaCAGGTGTTTACTGAACACATACTATGTGATTCTGAGGTTGGCACTAggattattaaaacatttaatactGAGTCCCAGCCATCAAGAAACAagtaaggggacttccctggtagtccagtggttaagaatccaccttgcaatgcaagggatgcagatttgatctctgactgaggaactgagatcccacatgccacggagcaactaagtccaccagctacaactactgaatccTGAATGCTCTGGAGCCCACCCGCCTCAACTAGAGTGTCCAGGCaccacaaccaaagatcctgcatgatgccacaatgaagatcccacatgccacaactagatccaacacagccaaataagaaaaataaacttataaaaagAAGTAGggaagagaaatgtaaataaattataatacagtGTGGAAAGAGTGACAGTGGCTTAGGTAGGGGTTAGCATGGGAAACCAGGCTTCTTGGGGTTTCAGGGCTCTGCCTTGAAGGATGAGCAGGGGTTAGGTGGGCAAAGGTAGTGATAATGGAGAGTTTCCAGGAAGAAGGCACAGTAAGAGGTAAACAATAGCCTGGTGCATGAAAAAGAGTTGCAAACAGTTTGCTGTGGCTGAAATGTGAAGTCCAAGGCAGAGAGTAAAGTGGTGTGAGGCTGCAGAAGGCAGGAATAGCAAAATCACAAGCTTATATATCACACTGCGCTGTGGTGCTGAGACTTCAACCCAAACGGCAGAAGCTACACATTCAAATGCCTAAGCATGTCAGAGAGACAATGAaaaggagtgaagtgaagtggagcACATGCCCTATTTAAAGCTCAAACTCTAGGCATTTGAGAATTTAGACCAATGTGGTCAGAGTCTTCAGTTTCCGAGAGAAGTTGAGAATCTGGATTTTTAGgtgaaatctctctttttttcataatctctacttaaaaaaaaaatccaggtcttttattttctttacaccTAACTTGATAGGTTGCAACAGTTCAGGCTCCCTTCCATTGGTTCTCATGAAGTGTCCTTCTCTAGGCAGGGCAGGTGGGTCCTTCAGCTGAACTCAAGGATGTTTCTCTttggcttcctttctttttctggcttcctTCCATATTTCTTCATACATTTCAGGAAGCTACCTCAGCTCTTAGAATGCTTAATATGTTTTTGGCAAGAATCCTGCCCTTAACTTGTTTGTTTACAAAGATGCCAACAGCATGCTGGGTAACACTGTAGACTCTTCCAGTGTTGCTATGTTCTAATTATAACATTTGTGGGGTATTCATTTTTGAACAGTGCCCCTTCCCTTTAGATCTACAACATCACCTTTCTTGTAGATTCACATGAATGTGGCCAAAGGAACAACTCCATGTTTTCTAAAAGGCCTAGAAACATGTAGTGGGTGCCCCTCCTCTTTCCCTGTTGGTCTTTTTGGTGAATTACTGGTAGATGGTGGTTCTGACCAAGAGGTGAAATctccacatttttaaatgtaagtaacccttcaaaataattttcaacacTGAGAAGACGGCCACAAATCTGAGAGCCAGATCTAGCCAGCAGGCAGCCAATTTTCAACTTTTAGGGAAAAAGAAGCCACTGGAGGGTCTTAAGAGGAAGAGTGACAGGGTCAAATGTGTGTTTTGGACAGACCATGTTGAATGCAGAGGGGCTGAAAATATTCAACAAACCTCACCCAGTAATGGATAGGGCCTGAATTAGGAAGACGTGAAATCATGGATTCAAGACTATTtaggagaggacttccctggggatctagtggttaagaatctgacttgcaatgcagaagacctgggttccatctttggttgtggaactaagatcacacatgcttcagagcaactaagcccttgcataACTAGAGTTCATGCACCCCAATGAAAGATCCTGCCTGCAGCAAGTAAGACCTGATGcagacaaataattttttaatgcattatGTAGGAGGTCAAATAGGCAAGACCTGGTGAGTAACAGAATGTTTGTGGGAAAGTAGCCAAGGCTGATTCCCAGACCTAACTTGGGTACCTGGGTACACAGAGCACATAGGAGAAAAAGCAGCCACTTCCCACACACCCACCTTGATATCCTCCTTGGTGAGCCTGGGCCAGGCCACCTTCTCCTTCCATTTCCTCACAAAGCAAGTAATGGAGCGGCCAGAGCGCTTATCTTGGGAGTCCTGCCAGGTAAAGAGCCTCACTTTTAGGGTCCGTGGTTTAGAATGAATCTCCAATTTCCCAAACAGCTTTCCCATCCAGTCCTTACTGTTCCACCCCACCCTTACCTTGCAGTTCACCTTGGCATAGAACTCAATCTCATTGTAAAACTCCACTCCATCAGGATTCTTGCAGCTGAGGAGACAATACTGCTAAAGAGATGAGGAAGGCTGAGAGTGGGGGgcagcagagaaaggaaagattcccaggaagtgggagggggtggggggtgggggttacCTGAACACAATGCGGTGGTCTTCGATGAGCACGTGGACATCCGTGCTGTCCTCAACACAAAACTCCATGAACACATACTTGGGCCTGTCGTACCACAGGGTCCGGGCATGCTGCCTGAAGAGGAGTTGAGGTGGGGCTTCATAGCCGTGTGAGAGGGAAGACAGGGAATTTGGGAAAGGTGGAGGGAAAACACAGTGACGTTTTATGCTACAGCACGGTCAAAGCGGGGCCAAATGAGGCTGAAGGGAGTGGAAGCGGGGCTGACAGGATTGGGGTGTGCGGTGAGGGGGAACCTGAGAAGAAGTGGAGAAGTGTGAGAGTAGAGAGGTAAGGGAGACATGGAGAATATTCAGGTCACATTTCTCTTCACCACCCCAAGGGTACAGACCTGAAGTCCAGGGCTCCCTTGGGACCTCACAGAACCTGGAGCGCCCAGAAAACAGAGAAGCGACTCTCTAGTGAAAGAGGCGGCCAGAAGCACTTACCGTGCCATGGCTGCTCCCGCTGCCCTGTGGCGTTTGGAGTCCGAGACAGGGGCTGCTATCTTTAGATCCTAGGGACGCCCCCAGCAGCTGCCTCTCCTTATATGGTCGGGGAAAGGATTTAGAGGAACGGGAAACGTGGCCTAAGCCAAGGGATTCGCATTCTAAAGGGTCTCTGGGACAGCACAGTCCCTGCAGACCTTCACATCTCTGGGGTCTCCAGAAATATACACATTAGGAACAGACGACCCGCCAGCCGGAACCAGAGGAAGGGCTAGAGGTCGATACACACGGAAGGACTTGTCCTGGCTTCATTCACCTGTTTCTCCAATGCTCAGTATACTCAGTGCCCGACACAAACCAGgcactcaattaaaaaaactatTGGGCAGAATTAAATACCGAGGGAAGTCGGGCCCCGGGTGACGTCTGAACTCGGTGACCTCTGAGCCCCGCCCACCAGCTCCCCAGGTTTCCCAGCTGGCGCGCCGTTGCCATGGCAGCAGGGGGGCGCGGCTGACGTGCGGCGGCGTTTCCTGAAACATGGCGGCTGTCGAAGCGGCTGCGGAGCCGGTAACGGGGCTGGCGGGCTCTGGACCAAAGGCGAAGgacgaagaggaggaggaagaggagtcgCTGCCGCCGTGCGAGGCAGTGCGCTGGGCGCCAGTGGGGGCCGTGGCGGAGGCCGGGCCTGGGGCGGCGGCGTTCTCCGAAGAGGCGGCGGCCGAGGAGCCCGGAGTGGTCCCCGGCTCCCCGCCGGACTCCCCCGGCCGGACGCTGAGGCGGCTGCGGGCCGAGAGGCGGCGGCTGGATTCAGCGCTGCTTGCGCTGTCCTCGCATTTCGCGCAGGTGCAGTTCCGCTTGCGGCAGGTGGTGCGCGGGGCGCCGGCGGAGCAGCAGCGCCTCCTGCGCGAGCTCGAGGACTTCGCCTTCCGCGGCTGCCCTCACGTCCTGGGTTACGGGGGCTTGGAGGACCGCGCCAGCGATGATGGCGACGGGCTGCCGGGGGACCGACCACAGTTACGGGGCGAGGACCAGGTGAACAGCTGGGGCCGGGCCCCGGGGGATATGGGCATAGAAGGCTGGGTGGGTAGGGATGGTAACTCGAAAGCAGGTAGCACTGGTGAGGAACCGGCTCGTCTAGGTGGGTATGTGTGTCCCAGAAGAGACCAGACTGAGAGGCCTGGGAAGCTGATGATGAGAGGTGTTCACCAAAGGTGTGGAAAGAGATGCAGATGTGGTgacataaaaagcaaaagaggGATGAATGAGGAGAGTATTCAGACAGTAGAACAACCAGCTGAAACAATACTGCTCCCACTCACCTTGTCATCGTTTGCAGTATCTAAGTCTTGAGCACGTTTGCTGATAAGAGTACCCCGACCCCGGGGATTGAGAAAATTGGTTAGCGAAGAGCAAGCGAATTAAAATCCATGGAAATTTAGATCTACTCCTTATCTGTTCTTTCCTAGAATCTAGAGGATGTCTTTTATCTTTAGATTCTCCTGTATGAGAGCTTTGGTAAACAGTAAGTTCTCAGTAATTGAAAGAAACACAACTCCTGATTATACAAATTTACTAATGCTGGTATTTTACAACTCCTTCCCATCCTACTTAATAACTAGATATTCTGAAGGAAGCACCTTTGGCAGCTGTGACGATTCATTCAGTTAGCTGACATTAAGTACTGAGAATTTGTTATGACATCCACAGCCAACATTTCTTTACAGTTTTTGAACCTCTGTAAGTGCATAATTGTAGATAGTTTGTAGCTTGTTGGGCTCTCTTTTCCCCACCTTTTTATTGTTTAGGTTACAATCCACATGTGGCTTTCTTCCCACTAAAATTGGTTTTAGCCAAGAAGACTTATCAGTAGCAGATATTGACTTGCTTATTTTAATCTGAATGTTTCCAGTACAATCCTGTGTTTTCTGTACCACCCTTCTCTCCACATACCCGCAGCTCCTTGCACAAGTCCCCAAATTGCCAGGCTTTTAAGGAGCAAATAGGATAGAATTACTGTGGTTGGGCTCTGTTCAGGAGTGAGGAGCACCAGAGGTTTTCTGTGGATGTTTGGctgttcatttttacttttggaGACAcagtaaaactgaaaacaaaagttTTGAGATCAAAACAGCTGGTGTGCAGCTGCAGTCTTGTGTGCATGTGTTGACACGTGAACGAGTGGCACCAAAGTGGGGATGTGTTTGAACCAAATGATTTAGTATGTGTCGGTTTCagtttttcaggttttttaaCCAGTATTTTATCTCACTTCATACTGGAAATTATTTGTTAACTTCCTGTCTTGCACCAGAGCTCATTGTCCTCACCTAGTAAACTTGTTTGCCCGTACTCCCATTGCTAGCGTACTCAGTAATTACCGTTGCAGGTGAAGCGTTCAGCTGGTACACTCATACAGGTGGAATCAGTATCTATGACTGGTTTCTTTCTTCCTGGGTTTCATAGCTTGGGAAGGcttacaatgaaaacaaaatttcgCTACTTCTTTCCCTTTGGGCCAGTTAAACAACTTTCACCATAAGAGTTCAGTATTTAGTTATGTGTCCTTCTGAACATGATTGAGTTCAGTAACACACAGCAAATGTATACTGAGAGCTTAccctgtgccagacactgagctTGGCCCTGGGGGTACAATCAAGGCCTTTGCCCTTAAGGGGTTCATAGAACTGGGGAGACAGACTCCTACACGGATCTTTATAATGTAACATGAGCTAGTGTAAAAGTGTGTATAAAATACAGAGGATGTGGTTGGTTCTGCCTGGGGAAATCGAGGAAACCTCTTAGAGGATATAGGCCTTCACTCAGTGGGAGAGAACAGGATTCTAAGGAAGAAACTACGACTTTGGGAAAGGATTGGAGAGCGGTATCCCCCAAGAAAAGGCTGGCTTTTCTATTggacaaaactaaagcaagaggcTTGCTTTTTAAAGTAGCTAAACAAAAGttaatgttatttttcatttgttctctcTCATACCTTACTTCTGGAGGCCTTGGTAAGTACCATTTTAAGATTAATTTAATATGTAGTTTAAAATGCAGGGTTACACCTGCAAATAATTTGCTGCTTTTGCTTTTTATACTCAAGAAAGACAAGGGAGGGGCTTCCTGGGCAGTCCAGTGACTGGGACACTGCAATTCCattgcagggagtgtgggttcaatccctggtccaggaactagggATCCCTCACGctgctcagtgcagccaaaaaaaaaagtaaggcgAGGAAGACCAGTTTTTGAGAACATATTGGCAAGACTTTATCCCTctaaagagtttttattttcttgccatACAGTACTGCATCTGGGATCATAGTTCTcccaccagagattgaacccacatcccctgcagtggaagcacagattcctaactactggaccaccagggaagaacctCTCCAAAGgatttttaagcatttaaatgCAGAAATGACCTGGTGGCCAACAGTGAGAAAAGGAGTCACTGTTTAGGGAACCTtaccagccttttttttttttttttttaagaaaacttattACCTTCCCATTCCTATTATTtggctttagattttttttcgcTGCCTTAGGCACttgcatttattcatttgattttgCAATATATTGGAGGAGCTTTGACCTTAAAAAACTAGTTATGAGTTACCAAGCCTTTCTCTACACCCTTACCTCCAGATTCTCTTGTACAATTTGGCTGCCACAACTGTTCAGGAGAATTGGCTATGGAGGATGGCATGTTTAATtcctggaaggcttcctggatgAAATAAATTGTGTCAATCTTAACTAGAATtttgtggggtgggagggggaagcAGTGTTAACAAAAGGCCCCACTGTATTCATATCCTATTTCCAGTGAAggagaaattcttaaagaaaacacACATTTAATATATTCTCCCGGATGAAATAATTCTTTTTGAGTCTGTCTCATGAATTCTGTATTTCATTTGGGTTACTTGGGAGCATTTTACATTTTACTAGTCATTATTGGCTTAAGAGGATTCTTAATATGtcctgactttttcttttcctgtgaaatCGACctaaatcttttcctttcttagagTGAGCAGGAGAAACGGGAACGTCTGGAAACCCAAAGGGAGAAGCAAAAGGAACTGATCCTGCAGCTCAAAACCCAGCTCGATGACCTGGAAACGTTTGCCTATCAAGAGGGCAGTTATGATTCCCTTCCACAGTCTGTGGTCTTGGAAAGACAGCGGGTGAGCAGACCCTGAGGCTCCTCCTTTACTGCCTCGGGTTCCTTTGTCCCTTCCAGCATTCACAGGATAGCCCTTCCCAGCTTGCTCACCCTCGGCCTCACCACTGGCCCAAATCAAAGGGAAGTGTTGCTACTACCTGGGACCAGTCTTTATTCACTCGTGGAAACACAAGTGCCAAAGCTTTCTAATATGATGATggagcctttttttttaagtggtggtGGTTATTATTAATAGtcatataataataacaataatttctttcatttgatCATTAAAACCATTCTACTTGGGCACTTCATCGTAGTTTTATAAACTAGTTTTCCCCCAGCACCCGGTAAGAAATATTCCAGGACTCCTGATTTTAATGCTGCATATATTAAAGCAACACCTGGGCAGACAGGTAAATCTCCTGGTCGGAAAACAGCCTCCCCTGTGTTTGTCTTCCTGGAGCTGTGATGTGGCTGTTTTTCTGGCACAGCTAGAGTTATATGGTTTTCACATTGTCCCTCATATTGTCACTGGGATATTTTGGCTGTAACATGCCTGAGTATTTTGCAGAGCTTTTCCTTTAGTTGCCTAGAATAGCGCAGTGGGGGATGAGGACTAGAGACTAGGGGAAGTCAGTATTTATTCTCTTGGAGGCCATGAGGGAATCTACTTATGGGGCTTTTGGGATCATCAGCCACTTTGGATCATTCACACTGTTGTTCTCCTGAGTGAAGGTTACCTGGCCAGGTAGACAGTTTGCAGCAAGAAGAGCCATTCTGTTGGAACCAAGTGTCCTTATGTCTATAAGAGAAGTAAAGGGCCTGTGCCCTCACCTTGATCAGCAGTTGCACCGTTTTTTCCACAAATTTGATTTCCATTTAAGGGTAGGAGGGGGGCAACTAGTCAAGATTCTCCTTCTCCCTAACCCTCTCCCTGAAAATTCCAAAGGGTGTACTCATGGCTTTGGTCTTGGTAGGTGATCATTGATGAGTTAATAAAGAaactggacatgaatctgaatgaAGACCTCAGCTCACTGTCCACTGAGGAGCTTCGGCAGCGTGTGGATGCCGCTGTGGCTCAAATCGTCAACCCAGCCCGAGTGAAAGAACAGCTGGTTGAGCAGCTGAAAACTCAGATCCGAGACCTCGAGATGTTCATCAGCTTCATCCAAGGTCAGAGCAGATGGATGGACGTCAtcataattatatgtatttttgagtACTAACATAATAGGGTCAGTCCTTGATGAACTGTTAAAGAGGTTTGATCATTTGGTAAGGGAGCCAACACAGTGGTGTGGAAAGGACATGGATTTTAGAACCATAGAGTTAAAATCTCAGCCCTGTTGTTCACCACCTTCATGGACTAAAGAGGGTAGGCAGTTTCCTAACCTCTTTAGTCTGGCTCTCCTCCTCCATAAAATTATGATTCATGCTTCCTGCACTCAGCAAATAGGTATTGAGCCAGCTAGTATATTGCTAGTCACTGTTCCGCAGAATGAAATACTATTTGTAAAAGTCTTGTCACATGGTAGGCACTAGTAAATagtatttctcctttaaaaaccTGCCAAAGAGAGGCTAAACAAGGGTCTTCTCTTCATAAACTCTGATTGCAGATGAAGTAGGAAGCCCATTACAGACAGGGAGTGGACACTGTGAGTGCAAGGCCAGTGGGAAGACAGGAGGTGACTCCAGCAGAACTGGCAGCAGCAGACTGCCTCCAGGAAACAGCAAAAGTAAGTACAGGTTCCAAAATGGACAAatctagagagacagaaagtggactAGCAGTTGCCTAGGTCTGGGGATTGGGGAGAAATGGGGAATGGAAAATGCCAGTGCTACACGGTTTCTTTGGGAGAGGATGGctgcacaactctgaatattaaaaaaaaaaaaaaaaaaaactgaatcctACACTTTTAATGGGTCATTGAATGTtatgtgagttatatctcaaAATAGTTGTTATTAACCAAAATAGGTAAGTCTGGTGCCATCCTGGGTG
It encodes the following:
- the PTGES3L gene encoding putative protein PTGES3L isoform X3, which codes for MARQHARTLWYDRPKYVFMEFCVEDSTDVHVLIEDHRIVFSCKNPDGVEFYNEIEFYAKVNCKDSQDKRSGRSITCFVRKWKEKVAWPRLTKEDIKLLKKVSTKGPPPAMDDLDALDMAAVSDGRIGEEQTDGAFDFLWIGHNLYICTHQGFLEYLSLCVCMF
- the PTGES3L gene encoding putative protein PTGES3L isoform X1, producing the protein MARQHARTLWYDRPKYVFMEFCVEDSTDVHVLIEDHRIVFSCKNPDGVEFYNEIEFYAKVNCKDSQDKRSGRSITCFVRKWKEKVAWPRLTKEDIKPVWLSVDFDNWRDWEGEEEVELAQVEHYAELLKKVSTKGPPPAMDDLDALDMAAVSDGRIGEEQTDGAFDFLWIGHNLYICTHQGFLEYLSLCVCMF
- the PTGES3L gene encoding putative protein PTGES3L isoform X2: MEFCVEDSTDVHVLIEDHRIVFSCKNPDGVEFYNEIEFYAKVNCKDSQDKRSGRSITCFVRKWKEKVAWPRLTKEDIKPVWLSVDFDNWRDWEGEEEVELAQVEHYAELLKKVSTKGPPPAMDDLDALDMAAVSDGRIGEEQTDGAFDFLWIGHNLYICTHQGFLEYLSLCVCMF
- the PTGES3L gene encoding putative protein PTGES3L isoform X6; the encoded protein is MARQHARTLWYDRPKYVFMEFCVEDSTDVHVLIEDHRIVFSCKNPDGVEFYNEIEFYAKVNCKDSQDKRSGRSITCFVRKWKEKVAWPRLTKEDIKLLKKVSTKGPPPAMDDLDDDSDSADATST
- the PTGES3L gene encoding putative protein PTGES3L isoform X5, translated to MARQHARTLWYDRPKYVFMEFCVEDSTDVHVLIEDHRIVFSCKNPDGVEFYNEIEFYAKVNCKDSQDKRSGRSITCFVRKWKEKVAWPRLTKEDIKPVWLSVDFDNWRDWEGEEEVELAQVEHYAELLKKVSTKGPPPAMDDLDDDSDSADATST
- the PTGES3L gene encoding putative protein PTGES3L isoform X4, translating into MARQHARTLWYDRPKYVFMEFCVEDSTDVHVLIEDHRIVFSCKNPDGVEFYNEIEFYAKVNCKDSQDKRSGRSITCFVRKWKEKVAWPRLTKEDIKPVWLSVDFDNWRDWEGEEEVELAQVEHYAELLKKVSTKGPPPAMDDLDDDSDSADATSN
- the RUNDC1 gene encoding RUN domain-containing protein 1; the protein is MAAVEAAAEPVTGLAGSGPKAKDEEEEEEESLPPCEAVRWAPVGAVAEAGPGAAAFSEEAAAEEPGVVPGSPPDSPGRTLRRLRAERRRLDSALLALSSHFAQVQFRLRQVVRGAPAEQQRLLRELEDFAFRGCPHVLGYGGLEDRASDDGDGLPGDRPQLRGEDQSEQEKRERLETQREKQKELILQLKTQLDDLETFAYQEGSYDSLPQSVVLERQRVIIDELIKKLDMNLNEDLSSLSTEELRQRVDAAVAQIVNPARVKEQLVEQLKTQIRDLEMFISFIQDEVGSPLQTGSGHCECKASGKTGGDSSRTGSSRLPPGNSKTKAEDVKRVRETGLHLMRRALAVLQIFAVSQFGCATGQIPQPLWPRGHGDRDYSPLLKRLEVSVDRVKLLALRHQAHDHVISSASLQDLSLGGKDELTVAVRKELTVAVRDLLAHGLYAPSPGMSLVMAPIACLLPAFSSAPEAMHPWELFVKYYHAKNGRAFVESPARKLSQSFALPVTGGTVVTPKQSLLTAIHMVLTEHDPFKRSADSELKALVCMALNEQRLVSWMNLICKSGSLIEPHYQPWSYMAHTGFESALNLLSRLSSLKFSLPVDLAVRQLKNIKDAF